The genomic region CGCGTCCCGGTTCCGCCGCCACTGCCATGATCACACCGACCGTCCCAGCCGGTTCGACGCCACGCGTCCCGGTTCGCCCGCCCGTGCGTGGCCCACGGCACCCTCCGGGCGCAAACTTGATTCATTCCAGAAAATGCGCAAGACTGCGGCCGTGCCCACCACTACGGACTTCGAGCGCATGTTGCGCGGGGTGTCACTGCGCGTGACGCGGCCCCGGCTCGCGGTGCTGTCCGCGGTGCACGAGCACCCGCACGCCGACACGGACTCGATCCTCGGTGTCGTGCGGGCCGACCTCGGGGCGGTGTCCCACCAGGCCGTGTACGACGTGCTGCGCGCGCTCACCACGGCCGGACTGCTGCGGCGGATCGAACCGCCGGGGCTGGTGGCCCG from Crossiella sp. CA-258035 harbors:
- a CDS encoding Fur family transcriptional regulator encodes the protein MPTTTDFERMLRGVSLRVTRPRLAVLSAVHEHPHADTDSILGVVRADLGAVSHQAVYDVLRALTTAGLLRRIEPPGLVARYEARVGDNHHHLVCRSCGAIVDVDCAVGEAPCLTATEDHGFAIDEAEVIYWGVCPDCSTTSS